A genomic stretch from Flavobacteriales bacterium includes:
- a CDS encoding methionine aminotransferase, producing MKFPGVLRSKLPKQGTTIFTVMSGLAREHGAVNLSQGFPDFSIPDRLVELTHAYMRKGWNQYSPMQGVPALRNKLAEKVEQLYSANYDPETEITVTAGATQAIFTAISAFVNEGDEVIIFEPAYDCYVPAIEIHGGKPAYVQMNLSGELIDWEKVKRLINQRTRMIIINTPHNPSGRVMTAADMMKLQKLTDNTDIIILSDEVYEHIIFDGMEHQSVARYPKLAERSIIVSSFGKTYHNTGWKIGHVMAPAELMKEFRKVHQFNVFSVNTPAQHALAEFLDDREHYLELGAFYQEKRDTFKRLLQGSNFKIRPSEGTYFQLLDYSKISEEKDTDYAIRLTKEVGVASIPVSVFYHEKNTDKFLRFCFAKEDETLEKAAEKLMKL from the coding sequence ATGAAATTCCCAGGCGTTCTTCGTTCCAAATTGCCCAAGCAAGGCACCACCATTTTTACCGTAATGAGCGGTTTGGCACGCGAACACGGAGCGGTCAACCTCTCGCAAGGATTTCCCGATTTCAGCATTCCAGACCGCTTGGTTGAGCTCACGCATGCTTACATGCGAAAGGGTTGGAATCAGTATTCGCCCATGCAAGGTGTTCCAGCGCTGCGCAATAAGCTTGCAGAGAAAGTGGAACAACTTTATTCTGCCAACTACGATCCCGAAACAGAAATTACCGTGACAGCAGGCGCCACGCAGGCCATTTTCACGGCCATTTCTGCTTTTGTGAATGAAGGTGACGAGGTCATCATTTTTGAGCCAGCATACGATTGTTACGTTCCGGCCATCGAAATCCATGGTGGAAAGCCTGCATACGTTCAAATGAACCTTTCGGGCGAATTGATTGACTGGGAAAAGGTGAAGCGCTTGATCAATCAGCGTACGCGAATGATCATCATCAACACGCCTCACAATCCATCTGGCCGCGTAATGACCGCTGCCGATATGATGAAGCTGCAAAAGCTGACCGACAACACCGACATCATCATTCTGAGCGATGAAGTGTACGAGCACATCATTTTCGATGGGATGGAACATCAGAGCGTGGCGCGCTACCCGAAGTTGGCCGAGCGTTCTATTATCGTTTCATCTTTCGGGAAAACCTACCACAACACAGGTTGGAAAATCGGTCATGTGATGGCGCCAGCAGAATTGATGAAGGAATTCCGGAAAGTGCATCAGTTCAATGTCTTTTCGGTGAACACACCAGCGCAACACGCCTTGGCTGAGTTTCTTGATGACCGCGAACATTACTTGGAGCTAGGTGCTTTTTACCAAGAGAAACGCGATACGTTCAAGCGTTTGTTGCAAGGCTCCAATTTTAAAATTAGACCGAGCGAAGGCACTTATTTTCAGTTGCTCGATTATTCCAAGATATCCGAAGAGAAAGACACCGATTACGCCATTCGTTTGACCAAAGAAGTTGGCGTGGCGTCCATTCCTGTTTCTGTTTTCTATCATGAGAAAAACACAGATAAATTCCTGCGTTTCTGCTTCGCGAAAGAGGATGAAACGCTAGAGAAAGCGGCCGAAAAACTCATGAAACTATGA